A single window of Paenibacillus sp. SYP-B4298 DNA harbors:
- a CDS encoding ABC transporter permease, protein MARAIMYKVLTSLLVIIGSLLLVFLILYLLPGDPVDSMIDIGMATPEALANLRQQLGVDQPFHIQLMRYFGDMLRGDFGTSLLNSEPVLPKIMTHFPATLALTLASAAIATVLGLVLGVLSAIHRDRPIDVLARVVGLFGISMPAFWSGILLLLIFSVQLGWFPAMGSDGWQTLVLPALALGMIGAGFIVRMVRNSMLEVMNEPFIVTLRSKGLTERSIMYKHALRNALIPAVTLIGTLLGELLTGAVVIETVFARQGIGRIMADAIMAKDIPVVQGVIFFSAIIYVTVNLLVDISYTVIDPRLRRSV, encoded by the coding sequence ATGGCAAGAGCGATTATGTACAAAGTGTTGACGTCCCTGCTGGTTATTATTGGCTCATTGTTGCTGGTCTTCCTCATTCTGTATCTGTTGCCAGGTGATCCGGTGGATTCCATGATTGATATAGGAATGGCGACACCAGAGGCTTTAGCCAATCTGCGGCAGCAGCTTGGCGTGGATCAACCCTTTCACATCCAGTTGATGCGATATTTCGGTGATATGCTACGGGGGGACTTTGGCACATCCTTGCTTAACTCCGAGCCTGTGCTTCCCAAGATCATGACGCATTTTCCAGCGACGCTGGCGCTCACACTGGCGAGCGCCGCCATCGCCACGGTGCTGGGTCTTGTGCTTGGCGTGCTATCGGCGATTCATCGCGACAGGCCGATCGATGTCTTGGCGCGGGTGGTAGGGCTGTTCGGCATCTCCATGCCGGCCTTTTGGTCAGGCATCCTGCTGTTGCTTATCTTCTCCGTGCAGCTTGGCTGGTTCCCGGCGATGGGCTCAGATGGCTGGCAAACCCTTGTGCTGCCGGCATTGGCGTTGGGTATGATCGGCGCGGGATTTATCGTGCGGATGGTACGCAATAGCATGCTCGAGGTAATGAATGAGCCGTTCATTGTTACGCTGCGCTCCAAAGGCCTGACGGAACGGTCGATCATGTATAAGCATGCGCTTCGCAATGCGCTCATTCCCGCGGTTACGCTGATCGGGACGTTGCTGGGCGAGTTGCTGACTGGGGCGGTAGTTATCGAAACGGTATTTGCCCGGCAGGGCATCGGCCGTATTATGGCGGATGCGATCATGGCGAAGGATATACCTGTTGTTCAGGGCGTAATCTTTTTCTCTGCGATTATCTATGTGACGGTAAATCTGCTGGTCGATATATCCTACACCGTGATTGATCCGCGCCTGCGGCGTTCGGTGTGA
- a CDS encoding family 10 glycosylhydrolase — protein MKARKWAVWLVMSALLMALTVPVTEAAGVASDARPIEIVLDGKVINSDVSPYILPKVYVTMVPLRIISEQLGATVGWLQKEEQATIRGSAGQVIVMKRGAPSALVNGSSVPLDASVELKNGRTMVPLRFVSEQLGLGVQWSEKEQRITLSTRSGSSTEGTDTEAVGEHTGGSETGAGQSAGGSVGSPAGPLPDQTGAQEETGNPAQELRGVWISTVYNLDWPSKASYGKSLQQMAEYRTLLDELQALGMNAVFVQVRPAADALYPSLLVPWSKYVSGVQGLAPDYDPLAFMIEETHKRKMEFHAWFNPFRASVDTKTEQLTSSHIAKQQPDWIVNAGGKLYINPGIPQARQHIIDTIMEVVRGYNIDGVHLDDYFYPSNTEFADDQTFKTYNPGKTASKADWRRGNINAFVRDLGQAIHKEKSTIRFGISPFGVWRNQSVDPSGSDTKAGVTTYDSMYADVRTWIKQGWIDYINPQLYWSLSFPAARYDKLVDWWVQEVKGTGVDLYIGHSPYKLGTKEAGWQSAQEIINQLEYNKRYPEVKGDIYFSAKDLRNNPLGIKEALRSYYMP, from the coding sequence ATGAAGGCAAGGAAATGGGCAGTATGGCTGGTAATGTCGGCGCTTCTTATGGCGCTGACTGTGCCCGTTACGGAGGCTGCGGGAGTGGCCAGCGATGCCCGGCCAATCGAAATTGTGCTGGATGGGAAAGTGATCAACAGCGATGTCTCTCCGTATATCCTCCCTAAGGTATACGTTACGATGGTGCCGCTGCGCATCATTAGCGAGCAACTGGGGGCAACTGTCGGATGGTTGCAGAAGGAGGAGCAGGCCACTATACGAGGCAGTGCAGGACAGGTCATCGTGATGAAGCGAGGAGCGCCCAGCGCGCTGGTTAATGGCAGCAGCGTTCCGTTGGATGCCTCTGTGGAGCTCAAGAACGGTCGCACGATGGTGCCGCTGCGCTTTGTAAGCGAGCAGCTTGGACTTGGCGTCCAGTGGAGTGAGAAGGAGCAGCGTATTACACTGTCTACTCGTAGCGGAAGCTCTACTGAAGGCACGGATACTGAAGCAGTGGGTGAGCACACAGGCGGGTCAGAAACGGGAGCTGGCCAATCAGCAGGCGGCTCGGTGGGGAGTCCAGCAGGCCCCTTGCCTGACCAGACGGGCGCTCAAGAAGAAACGGGAAATCCGGCACAGGAGCTTAGGGGCGTATGGATCTCGACCGTGTACAATCTAGATTGGCCCTCGAAGGCCTCCTACGGGAAATCATTACAGCAAATGGCCGAATACCGCACCTTGCTCGATGAGCTGCAGGCGCTTGGAATGAATGCTGTATTTGTTCAAGTACGCCCCGCGGCGGATGCTCTCTATCCTTCCCTGCTCGTTCCATGGTCGAAATATGTGAGCGGTGTTCAGGGGCTTGCGCCGGATTATGACCCGCTGGCCTTCATGATTGAGGAGACGCATAAGCGGAAGATGGAGTTCCATGCCTGGTTCAATCCGTTCCGTGCCAGTGTCGATACGAAGACGGAGCAACTGACTTCCAGCCATATCGCCAAACAGCAGCCGGATTGGATCGTCAACGCGGGCGGCAAGCTGTACATTAATCCCGGCATTCCTCAGGCGCGCCAGCATATTATAGACACGATCATGGAGGTCGTGCGCGGCTATAATATTGATGGGGTGCATCTGGACGATTATTTCTATCCGTCCAATACCGAATTTGCGGACGACCAGACATTCAAGACCTATAATCCAGGCAAGACAGCTTCCAAGGCCGACTGGCGCCGCGGCAATATCAATGCGTTCGTGCGAGATCTCGGACAGGCGATACATAAGGAGAAGTCTACGATCCGGTTCGGCATCAGCCCGTTCGGTGTCTGGCGCAATCAGTCCGTCGATCCGAGCGGTTCAGATACGAAGGCGGGCGTGACGACTTATGACAGCATGTATGCAGATGTTCGTACCTGGATCAAGCAGGGCTGGATTGATTATATTAATCCACAGTTGTATTGGAGCTTATCGTTCCCTGCCGCCCGCTATGACAAGCTCGTCGATTGGTGGGTGCAGGAGGTCAAGGGGACGGGCGTTGACCTGTATATCGGGCATTCGCCTTACAAGCTGGGGACGAAGGAAGCGGGCTGGCAGAGCGCGCAGGAGATCATTAACCAGCTCGAATACAATAAGCGTTACCCAGAGGTCAAAGGGGACATCTACTTCAGCGCGAAGGATCTGCGCAATAATCCGCTTGGCATCAAGGAAGCGCTCCGCTCTTATTACATGCCATAA
- a CDS encoding ABC transporter ATP-binding protein: protein MTELLEIENLSIAFHHSRGSVQALNRVSMTIGRKETVCLVGESGSGKTVTSKAVMRLIDYEHGQVTAGSIRLDGVELTALSQQELRSLRGKRIAMVFQEPMSAFDPIYTIGHQIVETILQHERLTRKSAWERGTRLLERVGIPEPALRMKQYPGELSGGMLQRAMIAMALSCSPELLIADEPTTALDVTIQSQILNLLQELKEEFNMSILLITHDLGVAAELADRVVVMYAGQVVEQAGAAELFARPYHPYTQGLLRSVASLDAAHGEDLYSIEGAIPSLGALPGGCLFHPRCPYATEQCRMEEPPLTNMEGREAACWHMDSVIGLPDREIPPNMTTSAELPRNMTASAVPASREAATIEKSPPVGSPVISELEAVAVEAATTDTESRLAKLAGRSDAIAAGTTIPPSGQTPQQVLFEVRGLRKYYPVNRGWTGRPRTLIRAVDDVSFTLRAGETLGLVGESGSGKSTLGRVLLQLERATSGEVWFGGRELTRLGAGELRPIRRELQMIFQDPYGSLDPRWRVGDIIGEPLALHEGLAGKDKLQRVAELLSAVGLDSSYASRYPHEFSGGQRQRIAIARAIALNPRFILADEAVSALDVSVQAQIVKLLQSLQQQLGLTYLFIAHGLQVVRYISDRIGVMYLGQLVEMAPSEELFLHPAHPYTRALIASIPQSDPSRRLQPLAIQGELPSPARPPSGCRFHPRCPLATAKCREEQPQLQPISTERLVACHYPL, encoded by the coding sequence ATGACGGAACTGCTTGAAATTGAAAATTTGTCCATCGCGTTCCACCATAGCAGGGGAAGCGTGCAGGCACTGAACCGCGTCTCCATGACGATCGGACGAAAGGAAACGGTCTGTCTCGTCGGCGAGTCAGGCAGCGGAAAGACGGTGACCTCCAAGGCAGTGATGCGACTTATCGACTACGAGCATGGCCAGGTCACGGCAGGCAGCATCCGACTGGACGGTGTGGAGCTGACCGCCCTCTCTCAACAGGAGCTGCGCTCGCTTCGGGGGAAGCGAATCGCTATGGTGTTCCAAGAGCCGATGTCGGCATTCGATCCGATCTATACCATTGGACATCAGATTGTCGAGACGATCTTACAGCATGAGCGGTTGACGAGGAAGTCTGCCTGGGAGAGAGGGACGAGGCTGCTTGAGCGTGTCGGTATTCCTGAGCCCGCACTGCGTATGAAGCAGTACCCGGGCGAGCTGTCCGGCGGCATGCTGCAGCGCGCCATGATCGCTATGGCACTCTCTTGCTCGCCCGAATTACTTATAGCCGATGAACCGACAACGGCGCTGGATGTAACGATTCAGTCACAGATACTGAATCTGCTCCAGGAGCTCAAGGAAGAATTCAATATGTCGATTTTGCTGATTACACATGATCTGGGTGTGGCAGCAGAGCTGGCGGATCGGGTTGTCGTCATGTATGCCGGGCAGGTCGTTGAGCAGGCGGGAGCCGCTGAACTATTCGCTCGTCCCTATCATCCGTATACGCAGGGTCTGCTTCGTTCTGTGGCTTCACTGGATGCGGCGCATGGCGAGGACTTGTATTCGATCGAAGGGGCTATCCCGAGTCTTGGGGCCTTGCCGGGCGGCTGCCTGTTCCATCCTCGCTGTCCGTATGCCACGGAGCAGTGCCGGATGGAGGAGCCTCCTCTGACGAATATGGAGGGTCGTGAGGCAGCGTGCTGGCATATGGATTCAGTAATCGGCTTACCGGATAGGGAGATTCCGCCTAACATGACGACTTCGGCGGAGCTTCCGCGTAACATGACCGCCTCGGCTGTACCTGCCTCTCGCGAAGCTGCCACGATAGAGAAGAGTCCACCTGTCGGTTCCCCCGTTATTTCAGAGCTGGAAGCCGTGGCTGTGGAGGCAGCTACGACAGATACGGAGAGCAGGCTTGCTAAGCTTGCCGGGAGGTCTGACGCTATCGCGGCGGGTACAACGATTCCACCATCTGGACAGACGCCGCAGCAAGTGCTGTTCGAAGTGAGGGGACTGCGCAAATATTATCCTGTCAACCGCGGCTGGACAGGTCGCCCCAGGACGCTGATTCGCGCAGTAGATGATGTAAGCTTCACGCTGCGGGCAGGGGAGACGCTTGGCCTGGTTGGCGAGTCAGGGAGCGGCAAATCCACGCTGGGCCGCGTGCTGCTCCAGTTGGAGAGGGCGACATCTGGTGAGGTATGGTTTGGCGGACGGGAATTGACTCGACTTGGTGCGGGTGAGCTGCGCCCCATCCGGCGCGAGCTGCAGATGATCTTCCAAGACCCCTATGGATCGCTTGATCCGCGCTGGAGAGTCGGAGACATCATCGGCGAGCCGCTTGCGCTGCATGAAGGGCTGGCAGGCAAGGACAAGCTGCAGCGAGTCGCAGAGCTGCTGAGCGCAGTAGGTCTCGACTCCTCCTATGCGTCCCGCTACCCGCATGAGTTCTCGGGCGGGCAGCGGCAACGGATTGCCATTGCCCGGGCAATTGCGCTGAATCCGCGATTTATATTGGCGGATGAGGCCGTATCGGCACTAGATGTCTCGGTACAGGCACAGATTGTGAAGCTGCTGCAGAGCTTGCAGCAGCAGCTTGGTCTCACCTATCTGTTCATTGCTCACGGATTGCAGGTGGTACGGTACATCTCCGACCGAATTGGCGTGATGTATCTTGGGCAACTGGTGGAGATGGCTCCCAGCGAGGAGCTGTTTCTCCATCCGGCACACCCGTATACCCGGGCGTTGATCGCGTCGATTCCTCAGTCTGATCCAAGCCGTAGACTTCAGCCGCTTGCGATTCAGGGTGAGCTTCCATCTCCCGCCC
- a CDS encoding DUF2536 family protein produces the protein MDFILETIGTKIECFEAYDLKTLERQIDEHIQMNKALLLDVHAVSHQVVFDPNRSKLHYSAVVHFKQKT, from the coding sequence ATGGATTTTATATTAGAGACGATAGGAACCAAAATTGAATGCTTTGAAGCCTACGACTTGAAGACCTTGGAGAGACAGATCGACGAGCATATTCAGATGAACAAGGCACTTCTGCTGGATGTACATGCAGTGTCCCATCAAGTCGTCTTTGACCCGAACCGCAGCAAGCTGCACTATAGCGCTGTCGTTCATTTCAAGCAGAAGACCTAG
- a CDS encoding LLM class flavin-dependent oxidoreductase, producing MTQPKQLKLGAAIHGVGSSVSTWKHPALPSDASINPDFYMDQARKAEEAKFDFVFIADGLHITEQSIPHFLNRFEPLTILSALGAVTSHIGLVGTLSTSYSEPFNVARQFASLDHISRGRAGWNVVTSPSEGASANFNKGVHPDHQTRYRIAGEYLEVVKGLWDSWEDDAFIRDKESGVFFDPAKLHPLNHEGEFFAVAGPLNIGRSRQGQPVVFQAGSSDSGRELAAKTADAVFTHHGTLEESRQFYADVKQRAAAYGRSQEEILILPGIAPIVAVTEEDAERKYQEIVELGSVEDALQYLSRFFDYHDFTQYPLDEPFPDLGDFGANGFRSTTDHIKKTAQEQGLTLRETALRTANPKPAFFGTPEQIADKIEQWFKQQAVDGFIILSSVPGGLEDFTSLVVPILQARGIFRTEYEASTLRGHLGLPFPENRYTQRPVAHQI from the coding sequence ATGACACAACCTAAACAGTTAAAGCTGGGTGCAGCCATTCATGGTGTAGGCTCGAGTGTGTCTACCTGGAAGCATCCCGCGTTGCCGTCCGACGCCAGCATTAACCCTGACTTTTATATGGATCAGGCTCGCAAAGCAGAGGAAGCCAAATTCGATTTTGTATTTATCGCAGACGGGCTGCATATCACCGAGCAATCCATTCCTCACTTCCTGAACCGTTTTGAGCCGCTGACGATATTGTCGGCGCTAGGGGCGGTTACATCGCACATCGGTCTCGTCGGCACCCTATCCACCTCCTACAGCGAGCCGTTCAATGTGGCTCGGCAATTTGCTTCGCTCGACCATATCAGTCGTGGCAGGGCGGGCTGGAATGTTGTCACCTCGCCATCAGAGGGAGCATCGGCGAATTTCAACAAGGGCGTTCATCCTGATCACCAGACACGTTACAGAATTGCCGGCGAATATTTGGAGGTCGTCAAAGGGCTGTGGGATTCATGGGAGGACGATGCATTTATTCGTGATAAGGAGAGTGGTGTATTTTTCGACCCTGCGAAGCTGCATCCGCTGAACCATGAAGGAGAATTTTTTGCTGTAGCCGGGCCGCTCAATATCGGGCGCTCCCGCCAGGGACAGCCTGTAGTCTTTCAGGCGGGCTCATCTGACTCTGGTCGAGAGCTGGCGGCGAAGACGGCGGATGCGGTGTTCACACACCATGGGACGCTGGAGGAATCCCGGCAATTCTATGCGGATGTGAAGCAGAGAGCGGCGGCCTACGGACGTTCTCAGGAGGAGATTCTGATTCTGCCGGGCATTGCTCCGATCGTTGCAGTGACAGAGGAGGATGCAGAGCGCAAATATCAGGAGATTGTTGAACTGGGCTCTGTAGAGGATGCGCTCCAGTATTTAAGCCGGTTTTTTGACTATCATGATTTCACGCAATACCCGCTTGATGAGCCGTTCCCCGACCTGGGCGACTTCGGCGCCAACGGCTTCCGCAGCACGACGGATCATATTAAGAAGACTGCGCAGGAGCAGGGACTGACGCTGCGTGAGACAGCGCTGCGAACGGCCAATCCCAAGCCCGCCTTCTTCGGCACACCCGAGCAGATTGCTGACAAGATAGAGCAATGGTTCAAGCAGCAGGCTGTGGATGGATTTATCATCCTCTCCTCCGTGCCGGGAGGGCTGGAGGATTTTACATCGCTCGTCGTTCCGATCTTGCAAGCTCGCGGCATTTTCCGCACGGAATATGAGGCAAGTACACTGCGAGGTCATCTTGGGCTGCCATTTCCGGAGAATCGCTATACGCAGCGGCCAGTGGCTCACCAAATCTAG
- a CDS encoding M15 family metallopeptidase, whose product MNKLQSVLSIVALCGLLLSACSSPPAADKPGSATTTTDSGSGQSGASDKPAQAGTVSETDHLDGQNSHSSGNGGPVEGAKGSDDEQGQGGGEQPGGKAEQTEEPSGQPAVETAADPESIAVLVNKQFSLPEDFEPTDLVYPEVRFTFTEKIEKRMLRKEAAAALESMFAAAEQDGIYLAGVSAYRSHSTQTALFNRYVKRDGEEKAKTYSAVPGHSEHETGLAIDVSASDGKCAAEDCFADTKEAKWLAKHVHEYGFIIRYPKGKDDITGYKYEPWHLRYVGDDIARDIQERDITLEEYYDAVPVNKPE is encoded by the coding sequence ATGAACAAGCTCCAATCTGTACTATCCATTGTAGCTCTATGCGGCCTGCTGCTATCGGCCTGCTCCAGCCCACCGGCTGCGGATAAGCCTGGCAGCGCCACGACAACAACCGATTCCGGCTCTGGACAGAGCGGTGCGAGCGATAAGCCTGCCCAAGCAGGAACTGTCAGTGAAACGGATCACCTTGATGGTCAGAACAGCCACAGCAGCGGAAACGGCGGCCCGGTAGAGGGGGCGAAGGGCTCTGACGATGAGCAGGGACAGGGCGGAGGAGAGCAGCCTGGCGGGAAGGCGGAGCAGACGGAGGAGCCATCTGGCCAACCGGCTGTTGAGACAGCGGCCGACCCGGAGAGTATCGCAGTGCTGGTGAACAAGCAATTCAGTCTGCCGGAAGATTTTGAGCCTACCGATCTGGTCTATCCCGAGGTGCGCTTCACCTTCACGGAGAAGATTGAGAAGAGGATGCTCCGTAAGGAAGCGGCTGCTGCTCTGGAGAGCATGTTCGCCGCAGCCGAACAGGACGGCATCTATCTGGCCGGCGTATCGGCCTATCGCTCGCACTCTACCCAGACCGCACTATTCAATCGTTATGTGAAGCGCGATGGCGAGGAAAAAGCGAAAACGTACAGTGCAGTACCTGGGCACAGCGAGCATGAGACAGGGCTGGCGATTGACGTATCCGCAAGCGACGGCAAGTGTGCGGCAGAGGACTGCTTCGCCGACACGAAGGAAGCGAAATGGCTCGCCAAGCATGTCCATGAATACGGCTTTATCATCCGTTATCCCAAGGGAAAAGACGATATTACCGGCTATAAATACGAGCCATGGCATCTGAGGTATGTCGGCGATGACATCGCGCGCGACATTCAGGAGCGTGATATTACGCTGGAGGAATATTACGATGCGGTGCCGGTCAATAAGCCTGAATGA
- a CDS encoding ABC transporter permease, with the protein MKEATVNSAIWRERRRRKPLAIHHLPKFSVSGVFAVLAGVYIVAVVACAMFPQWIAPYPPTEMLADRILQEPGAAHWFGTDYFGRDVFSLVVYGSRDSLLIGIMSVLLGGLAGGTIGALAGYIGGAIDAFLMRAIDIVMTIPGILLALAIAAALGPSLRNIVLAIAVSAIPGYARVMRGQVLSIKNRPFITASRSIAVPALRIFAVHVLPNTYSPLLVMATLGLGSSILAGASLSFLGLGVLKEIPDWGTLLSQGRGYLTVAWWICTCPGLIITLFVLSVNLLGDRLRDHLDPKKGAQ; encoded by the coding sequence ATGAAAGAAGCGACGGTTAACAGCGCAATATGGCGGGAGAGGAGGAGACGCAAGCCTCTTGCCATACATCACTTGCCGAAATTCTCGGTGTCTGGCGTGTTCGCCGTCTTGGCTGGCGTCTATATCGTGGCGGTTGTGGCCTGCGCCATGTTCCCACAGTGGATAGCACCCTATCCGCCGACAGAGATGCTTGCGGATCGGATCTTGCAAGAACCAGGCGCGGCGCATTGGTTCGGCACAGATTACTTCGGTCGTGATGTATTTAGCCTTGTCGTCTACGGCAGTCGCGATTCCCTGCTAATCGGCATCATGTCCGTCCTGCTCGGCGGGTTAGCTGGCGGAACGATCGGCGCATTAGCTGGTTACATTGGAGGTGCTATTGATGCGTTCCTTATGCGAGCGATTGATATTGTAATGACGATTCCCGGCATCCTGCTCGCTCTGGCCATTGCAGCTGCACTCGGGCCAAGCTTGCGAAACATTGTGTTAGCTATCGCGGTGTCGGCTATTCCAGGCTATGCGCGGGTCATGCGCGGGCAAGTACTGAGCATCAAGAACCGTCCGTTTATTACCGCATCACGGTCGATTGCAGTGCCGGCTCTGCGCATATTTGCCGTACATGTGCTGCCCAATACCTATTCACCGCTGCTCGTTATGGCTACGCTGGGATTGGGCAGCTCCATTCTGGCAGGCGCTAGCCTTAGCTTTCTCGGACTGGGTGTGCTGAAGGAGATACCCGATTGGGGGACGCTGCTGTCTCAGGGGAGGGGGTATCTGACAGTCGCTTGGTGGATATGCACCTGTCCGGGGCTGATTATTACCTTGTTCGTGTTATCCGTCAACCTGTTGGGTGATCGGCTGCGCGACCATCTTGATCCGAAAAAAGGAGCCCAGTAG
- a CDS encoding ABC transporter substrate-binding protein — protein sequence MNRRARWTQWMALMMTMALVLSACSASRGATDGAAQGSRSGGVAAKEEAVASVEEKGGDLIYGLATSPDTLDPARSGLAVAIRVYRTLYDNLVVRTEDGTIKPWLATEWTESPDHLSYTFKLRQGVTFHDGTPFNAEAVKYSLDRILDPNTKASNAAAQIVPYASSEIIDEHTIKLHLSRPSRAFLGNLSQAALSIVSPAAAEQHGEQFGKHPVGTGPFKFVKWEENAELRVERNPDYNWAPETVENPSAPYLNSITFKIVPEEATRIGSLQSGQVTAVETVPPQNVLSLQSDDKFQLLKVNSPGLPYTLFINQNKAPWNEQKARQALQLGIDVGSIVKTLYLGTYEQAWSALTPTIFGYDASLENVVKPDPVKAGHLLDELGWVKGEDGIREKAGQKLTLHYVDGSPNREKRNDIAVMVQQQLKQIGIQVNVEITKDVVTVVLTNGDYDVYGNSQVNGDPNALVSFYRTPASGARETLSKLSSAEVDEWLDQAAVEFDDARRAELYKKVQQYIHDQAIIIPVYIFPYTVGASSSLQGLKFDYLSYPIFNDAYIQS from the coding sequence ATGAATAGACGTGCCAGATGGACGCAATGGATGGCATTGATGATGACGATGGCTCTGGTGCTGTCGGCCTGCTCCGCTAGCCGCGGTGCTACAGACGGGGCTGCCCAGGGGAGCCGCTCTGGCGGTGTAGCCGCTAAGGAGGAAGCCGTAGCGTCTGTGGAGGAGAAAGGGGGCGACCTGATCTATGGGCTAGCGACATCACCAGACACTCTGGACCCGGCTCGCAGCGGTCTGGCGGTAGCCATTCGTGTCTACAGGACATTGTACGATAATCTGGTTGTCCGCACAGAGGATGGCACGATCAAGCCTTGGCTCGCTACGGAATGGACAGAGTCGCCTGACCATTTAAGCTACACGTTCAAACTGCGTCAGGGCGTCACCTTCCACGACGGCACGCCATTCAACGCCGAGGCTGTGAAGTACAGTCTGGACCGAATTCTGGACCCGAATACGAAGGCGAGCAATGCGGCGGCGCAGATCGTCCCGTATGCAAGCTCGGAAATTATCGATGAGCATACGATTAAGCTCCATTTGTCTCGCCCCTCGCGCGCATTTCTTGGCAACCTGAGCCAGGCAGCGCTAAGCATCGTCTCTCCGGCAGCGGCAGAGCAGCACGGAGAACAGTTCGGCAAGCATCCGGTCGGTACCGGACCGTTCAAATTTGTAAAATGGGAAGAGAATGCCGAGCTGCGGGTAGAGCGCAACCCTGATTATAACTGGGCGCCAGAGACAGTGGAGAACCCGTCCGCACCTTATCTGAACAGCATTACCTTCAAGATCGTGCCTGAGGAAGCGACAAGAATCGGCAGTCTGCAGAGCGGGCAGGTCACTGCCGTAGAGACGGTACCGCCGCAAAATGTGCTGTCACTGCAAAGCGATGATAAATTCCAACTGTTAAAGGTGAATTCCCCAGGATTGCCGTATACGCTGTTCATTAACCAGAACAAGGCGCCATGGAATGAGCAGAAGGCGCGTCAGGCGCTTCAGCTTGGCATCGACGTCGGCTCGATTGTCAAGACGTTGTATCTGGGCACCTATGAGCAGGCATGGTCAGCGCTCACTCCGACCATCTTCGGCTACGATGCCTCGCTGGAAAATGTGGTGAAGCCCGATCCCGTGAAGGCTGGACATCTGCTGGATGAGCTGGGCTGGGTAAAGGGAGAGGACGGCATCCGCGAGAAGGCCGGACAGAAGCTGACCTTGCATTATGTTGATGGGTCGCCAAATCGCGAGAAGCGCAATGACATTGCCGTCATGGTCCAGCAGCAGCTCAAGCAGATCGGCATCCAGGTTAATGTTGAGATAACGAAAGACGTTGTGACCGTTGTGCTGACTAATGGCGACTATGATGTATATGGCAATAGTCAGGTGAATGGCGACCCGAATGCGCTGGTCAGCTTTTACCGGACCCCTGCTTCAGGAGCACGGGAGACGTTGTCGAAGCTGTCCTCTGCCGAGGTGGATGAGTGGCTCGATCAGGCTGCAGTGGAATTTGATGATGCGAGGCGTGCCGAGCTGTACAAAAAGGTGCAGCAGTACATTCATGATCAAGCGATCATCATCCCCGTCTATATCTTCCCGTACACCGTAGGGGCATCTTCCTCGCTGCAAGGGCTGAAATTCGATTATCTCAGCTATCCAATCTTCAACGATGCCTATATTCAAAGCTAA